A part of Candidatus Auribacterota bacterium genomic DNA contains:
- a CDS encoding thioredoxin family protein — protein MIKIEILGTGCPKCMKLHANAEQAVREAGVRAEIVKITDIREIMKRGVMLTPALSVNGEVKSMGKVLDAEEIKSLIQKEK, from the coding sequence ATGATAAAAATAGAGATTCTTGGAACGGGATGTCCGAAATGCATGAAACTTCACGCAAATGCCGAGCAGGCGGTGCGCGAGGCGGGCGTTAGGGCAGAGATCGTGAAGATCACGGACATCCGGGAGATTATGAAACGCGGTGTTATGCTCACTCCCGCCCTTTCCGTCAATGGTGAGGTGAAAAGCATGGGGAAAGTACTGGATGCCGAGGAAATTAAATCGCTTATACAAAAGGAGAAATGA